Sequence from the Pseudomonas frederiksbergensis genome:
ATTCATGATGGCGTCGTCGATGCCGCGACGGCCCAGGATCCCGCCGTGGATCTTTGGGTGCAGGGTCTTGACGCGACCGTCCATCATTTCCGCAAAACCGGTGTAGTCCGCGACTTCCACTGCGGCGATACCGTTGTCCTGCAGCAGCTTGAAGGTCCCACCGGTGGAGAGAATCTCGACGCCCAGCTGTTGCAGCTCGCGGGCGAATTCGAGGATCCCGGTCTTGTCGGAAACGCTGATCAAGGCGCGGCGGATCGGCAGGCGGGTGGTCTGGTCGGTCATTTCAAGTTCCATCAAAAGCAAGGGAAGTCAGCAAAAAAGGCGACCGTTTTTTACGCGGGCGCCTTTCTGGTTTGATTGAATGCTTAAAGCAAGTCGTACTGCTTGAGTTTCTTGCGCAGGGTGCCGCGATTCAGGCCCAGCAACTCGCTGGCCTTGGTCTGGTTGCCCTTGACGTAGTTCATCACGCTTTCGAGCAGAGGCGCCTCGACTTCGGAGAGCACCAGGTTGTACACATCCGTGACGGCAGCGCCCTCAAGGTGGGCGAAATAATTGTGCAGCGCCTTCTCGACGCTCCCGCGAAGGGTCTGGCCTTCTTCGCTGGGCGTATTGAGGTGCTGTTTCAAATTCACGTTGTCGCTCACGGGTGCTGTTCCACTCACTAAAGTCTCGGTCATCATCGTCATGCGGCCACCCCTTCGTCCCCTGTCAGGCTCTTGTAACGTTCGGCGAAGAACGCCTGAACGTCGGCGCATTGTGCTTGCGTACCATCCAAACGATTGAAACGGGCGCGAAACTCCCTGGCGCCCGGCAGGGTTGCGAGATACCAGCCCACATGCTTGCGAGCGATGCGTACGCCCATGACTTCACCATAGAAGGCATGCAGCGCGGCCAGATGCTCTAGCAGAATACGTTCCACCTCGGACAACAACGGCGCAGCGAGTTTTTCACCGGTGCGCAGGTAGTGTTCGATTTCACGAAAAATCCATGGCCGCCCCTGGGCGGCCCGGCCGATCAACAGGCCGTCGGCCCCGGTCGCGTCCAGTACGTACCGGGCCTTTTCGGGCGAGTCGATATCGCCGTTGGCAAAGACCGGAATGGACACCGCCTGCTTGATCGCGGCTATGGTGTCGTACTCGGCCTCGCCGGTATACAGGTCTGCACGGGTACGGCCATGGACCGCCAGCGCCGTAATGCCTGCCTGTTCGGCGATCTTCGCCACCGTCAGGCCGTTCTTGTTGTCCCGGTCCCACCCGGTACGGATCTTCAGGGTCACCGGCACATCAACCGCGGCGACAACCGCCTGCAGGATCTCGGTGACCAGCGCTTCGTCCTTCAACAGCGCCGAGCCCGCGGCCTTGTTGCAGACCTTCTTCGCCGGGCAGCCCATGTTGATGTCGATGATCTGCGCCCCTAACTCGACGTTCGCCCGGGCCGCCTCCGCCAGCATCTGTGCATCACCACCGGCGATCTGTACCGAGCGGGGCTCGGGATCACCTTCGTGGATCATGCGCAGGCGCGATTTGCGGGTGTTCCACAAACTCATGTCGCTGGTAACCATTTCCGACACCACCAGTCCTGCGCCCAATCGTTTGCACAACTGACGAAAGGGCTGGTCGGTGACGCCCGCCATAGGGGCGAGAACCAGGCCGTTCTGCAATGTATATGGGCCGATGCGTACCGCCGACATAGGACTTCCCTGAAGTGGGGCCGGATCATGAGACTTCGAAAAAGGGTTGGCATGATACCCGCTCTCGATGACTGGATAAAGATCGAATTGGATAAAATCTGAACAGCTATTTTGTTATCGCCAGCGGTTTGGTCTGGGTGTGGTCAGTCAGAAAGCTGCCGTCAATCGGCCGACCCTGGCCGGGTTCATTCGGGGGAATGGAAGCTCAGGCTGTAGTTCACCGCCTTGGAACCTGGGTCCAGGATATCCAGCGCGATGTGGATGGGCGTCTGCGGCGGCATTTCGCCGCGGCCCTCGAGATCGCCGCCCAGGTATTCCCCGGGCTTGAAGCGACGGCTGGCGATCAGGTGCCCGTTGAGGTCGGCAAAACGCAGCTCCAGCAGCGGAAAAGGCTGGGAGAAGGGCGCACGGTTGTAGATGATCGCGTCCACCACCAGGGCGCCGCTGAATTCCGGATGGCTGCGCACTACCAGGTTGCTGCTCTTGATCTTGGCGATGTCGACCTTGGAGGGGACGTCGCAGCCAATGACGGGGCAGATCTGCAGGAACCACGGGCGATACTGGTCCTGGCGGGCCAGTTCCTCGAAATGATAGGCGATGTACTGGCCGGCCAGGGCGGCGGCGCCGAGCAATACCAACAGGCTCCAGAGCAAGCGCCGCCCCCAGGGCGAACGGCGTTTGCGCCAGTCCAGTTGCAATGGGTCGTCGTCAAGGTCCTGGAGTACTTCGGCGCGTATGCCGGGCTCATGGCGCTCGCGTTTCTTGCGCGACGCCGCCAGCGGCTCCGGTTCATCGTCCAGGTCGTCTGTGGCGGACAGGCGCTCAAGGTGTTCGTGGGGTTCGTCATCCGGCGCGAGGCTCAGCGGGGCGACGGACTCATCCTCCGGTTCCAGCGGCTCGAGGGCGAGGGACAAGGATGGCTCGGTCCGCGGTGGTCGGGCTGGTTCGTGGGGCTCGAACGGTTCCAGCGAGGATTGGATGACGGCCTCGGCACGCTCGGTGGGAGACTCGCTGTACAGGCTGTCAGCCCACGGCTCCTGCTCGCTCGCAGGATGCTCGCGCTGGGCGCTCAGGTTGTCTTCGCGACGCCGTCCAAAGGTGTCCGGAGCCCGTTTGTCGCGCCGTTCCAGGCGAGCCAGTTCCTTGTCCAGGTCATCGAGGTCCAGCTCGGCGGCGGTCCATTGTTTCTGGCTGATTGCCCGTGGTGCTTCGACCGCCGGTTTCATCGGGGAAGTCGTGGGAGGCGCGACGTCTCTGGAGGCGCGCTGCTCCAGCAATTGCTTCGCGGCATTGAACACTTGCAGGCACGAGCCGCAACGAACCACCCCGCGTGCCACGCTCAATTGAGCATGGCTGACGCGAAAACTGGTGTGACAATGCGGGCACTGGGTGACGAAGCTGTCGGTCATGCGGCAATCCGGTCGATACAGGCGGTCATTCTAGCGCCGACGTCCGCTGATGCGCACCCAGCCATCGCGATTGGCGATTGGGTCCAGGTCGAAATCCGCGGAGTAGGCGGCAGCGACTTCTTCGCCCTGTTCGGCGAGGATGCCCGACAACGCCAGGCGTCCGCCCGGCTTGACCAGGCTCGACAGCTGTGGCGCCAAGGACACCAGCGGACCGGCCAGGATGTTCGCGACCAACACATCGGCCTGTACCTTCGGCAGATCCTGGGGCAAGTACAACGGGAAAAGCTCGTCGGCAATGTTGTTGCGCCCGGCGTTGTCGCGGGACGCTTCCAGGGCCTGGACATCGATGTCGGTGCCGACCGCTTCCTTGGCGCCCAGCAGCAGGGCAGCAATGGCCAGGATCCCCGAGCCACAGCCGAAGTCGAGCACATTGCAGCCCTTGAGGTCCTGGCCGTCCAGCCATTCCAGGCACAGCGCGGTGGTGGGGTGAGTCCCGGTGCCGAAGGCCAGGCCCGGGTCCAGCAGCAGGTTCACCGCGTCCGGTTCCGGCGCGGCATGCCAGCTTGGCACGATCCACAGGCGCTGGCCGAAACGCATCGGCTGGAAATTATCCATCCAACTGCGTTCCCAATCCTGATCTTCAATCACCTCGCTGTGATGTTCGGGCAACGGGCTGCCAGTCAGCAGCTCCAGATGGGCGAGCACGCTGGCCGCCTCGGTGCCACCTTCGAACAGCGCCAGCAAATGGGTGTGGGACCACAGGGGAGTGGTATTGAGCTCGGGCTCGAAGATCGGCTGGTCTTCGGCGTCCATGAAAGTCACCGATACGGCACCTACTTCGAGAAAAGCGTCTTCGTAGGTTTCGGCTTGTTCCGGGCTGATGGCCAGGCGTACTTGCAGCCAAGGCATGGCGGGCACCTTTGAAAAATCGACAGGGAGCAGCGTGGGGCTGCAAAGGCGCGCAGTGTACGCCAGGTCGCCGTCAAAGTGGATAAGCGAGTCAGGCGCGTCTGACCGTGGTGTTTCCATATATATATGTATGACATCGGTGTGTCGCGACGTCGATAAGGTGCCGGTCCCACACCACGAGGAAAGATGTGTATGGACACCATCACCGAGTCGAAGCGAAACAAGGACGGCGAAGCAGCGGCAACGTCCACGCCCCAGGCGATTCTGGAGAGGTTGATGCGTTGGCAGTCTGCAATCGACTCGCGACTGCAGGCCCAGATGACCCTTCTGGAAATACTGGAGCAGTATTTGCTGGTCGAGTTGCGCACGTACTATAGCGAGGGCAATGTCGACTCATATTTTATCGGCGCGCTGCTTGAGGCGGTGCTGCAGCGCACGATAGATCAAGCCCTCATGGCTTATGACGAGCAGCAGGATGCGCCTTATCGCTGGCCAGGCGGAGCCGACCAGGGCTTTTCGGCCGAGCGTCGGGATGCCGTTGCCCAGGTGGTGGAAGGTACCGCCTCGAGTTTCGTTCGGCATTACCAGGATTATCTGCGACGACATTGGGAAGCAGTCGGGCTCGACGCTTCGCTTGAAAGACTTATCCAGCAGAAACTGGATAAGCATCTGGCGGCGGTCGAAAGCGCTTTGCAGCCCGGGCAACTGGTGGGGCGGGATGTCGCGGCGCTGCGTGGGAAAATCGAAACGCTCCAGGATGGCTGGCGTCGGATGAGCCAACTGGCCGAGTTGGCTACGGCGCAAGAGCGCCAGGCGCTGGACGCATTGGCGCGCTCGCAGTTGCCGGACTGGCTGCGGGGGCTGGGCGACGCGGAACGTAAGCGGCTGGAAGTTCTCCAGGAGCAGGTTGCCGAGGCGCAGGCCCGGGTTGATGAGTTACTCGATGGCCTGGGCTCGCTGAAAGACTTCGCCCGGCACTTGGTCAAGGATTACGTCAGGCATGAATTGGACATGGACGTCGAACCTGACAGCGTTCGGGTGCAGTTGCAGTGGCAAACCGTAGTGGGTCGCCCCTTGCAAACCTACACTTTGACCGAGTTGGTAGCGGCGGGCCCAGTTCGGCCGGACGTCATATCGGTGCGCCTGGTCGAGAACGGCGGCATGTTGCGCAACCAGGCGCTTGCGCCCGAATTCGTCGCACGATTGCTGTCGGGCCTGGACGTTTCAGTCGAATATTGGCCGGCGCTTTCAAGTCGCTATGACCGCGTGGACTTGAAAATGGCCATGCTCGATTGGTTCGGCACGCGATTGCGACACGGTGCGTTTGTTGCGCGTTGCGCCGGCCAGATCACCAACGCCGACTACGAGGAGGTCCGCCAGTCCTCGCAAGAAGACGGCATCCGGCAAGTCTGCGATGTCGTACTGCCCAATGCGATGCGCTGTGCTGATCTCTTGCTGTTCTACCGTGAACATAGCCCGGGTGACGCCAGCGACTTGCTGCTGTATGCCCCCGGCAAACCGGATGGCCAGGAGTGGATCAAGTTGCCTTCGCTTCGTGCCGTGAGCGCCGAAATGGGGCTTTGGATCGAAAGCGAAGTGGGTCGCGAATACCTGTTGCAGCAGCTCTCTCCGGCTGATCGTGGGAAGGCGCGGGAATATTTTATCGGTGTGATGCACAAGCCGACTCATTGGGATCTTGGCCGGGATCCCAGGGGGCCAGTACGCGGCTTCAGGGCTTGTCTGGAGGCCGCCGTGCTGGCAGGGCTGGCAAACAACCTGTTGCAGGTGGAGTTGAGTGATTCGCCTGCCTGGTATCGCGCTTTGCCGCTTGCCAGTCGGCAAATGATCCGCGGCCTGAACCAGGAGTTCCTGGTTCATCAGAAGGTTTTCAACGAGCAGCTTGAGGGTTACGAAGTCTTCATGGACTTTGCCAAGCGTACTGTCACGCAGGCGATTGCACCTTATATGCGTAGCAAGGGCGTGGAAGAGCCGGTAGATCCTGCAACGGTCCTTATCGATTACCGCCCGGGGCTGGGAAATGACATGAAGGTCGCCAGTCTGCTGGACTTGGCTATCTATGGGTATGACGACAATTCAGGTATCGACCACCCTGCCAAAGGGGTGCGTTCCTCGATTGGGCAGGATCTGGGGCAGGTCCGCAGCGCCGATCTGGGAAGTTATATTCGACAGGCCTACCTGGGCGACCAGTACGCCAGGGAAATCCGCAGCAAGTTTCTGGATAGCCGGGCTCCAGAGTACACCAGGCGCCGCGATGCCTTTCGCTACATGCTGCTGACACGGATGGATCGTGACTTGCGAATCGTCTATGGCCAGTCGGTGTTGAGCGACGACGAATACCAATGGCTTGCACGGCAAGTCACGCTGCTGAGCCGCTGGGTGCCTGGGCGCAGGCGTGTGCATTCCACAAACCTGGTGGCGAGCGAAGGCGTGATGAATTTCACCGTCGGCGGTCATGTTGTGTTGGGGGTGTACGTTTTCGCTTATTTTGCTTCCCGGAGTGCTTACTGGTTGTATACGCCTGATGCGCCTGACGGTACCGCCTTTCGCCGATACGTTGAATTCACCGCAAGCGTGGTGACACAGCTGCATGGCTACGTGTTGGAGCGAGTCGCGCTGACCGCGCGTGACGCCGTGCGCAAATCGCTGAACGCTCTGGCGGCCGGAAGCATTCGTGTGGATGGGGTGCGCGAGCTGAACCGGGTCGTTGATATCAGCGCGCAATACGATATGTACATCGAGCGTGCGATCACCGATGTGCAAGCCATCACCACCAGCCGTGCGGAGGTGATCAAGCATCAGATCGTCAAAGGGCTGCTGTTCGCGGCTGCTCCCGTCTGCATGGTCTACCCTCCCTTTGCGCTGCTGCTGGACGTCATGTTTATCGGCATGACCTCCACGCAGGCAATCGACGCGCACAGGCAAGGCGATACGCAGGAAGCACTCGGCCACTGGCTGGCCGTGTCTTGGGGGGCGCTGTTCGCCACGCTGGGGCCATGGATGGTCGCCAAGTCGCTCGGATGGGCCATCAAGGGGCTGAATCTGCTCGTCAGGCCTATGTCGTTGGCTGCCCAGCGCTTGAGAAACGTGACCACGGTTGCCGTCAAGGAAAGCGGGCCGGCCGTCAGGGGCCTGCGTTTCAAGCCAAGCCAGGCAGTCAGGAAAACGCCTGACGACCTGCAATTGGTGACCGACGACAGTATTTTCCATGGCACCTATCGCAGT
This genomic interval carries:
- the dusB gene encoding tRNA dihydrouridine synthase DusB produces the protein MSAVRIGPYTLQNGLVLAPMAGVTDQPFRQLCKRLGAGLVVSEMVTSDMSLWNTRKSRLRMIHEGDPEPRSVQIAGGDAQMLAEAARANVELGAQIIDINMGCPAKKVCNKAAGSALLKDEALVTEILQAVVAAVDVPVTLKIRTGWDRDNKNGLTVAKIAEQAGITALAVHGRTRADLYTGEAEYDTIAAIKQAVSIPVFANGDIDSPEKARYVLDATGADGLLIGRAAQGRPWIFREIEHYLRTGEKLAAPLLSEVERILLEHLAALHAFYGEVMGVRIARKHVGWYLATLPGAREFRARFNRLDGTQAQCADVQAFFAERYKSLTGDEGVAA
- the fis gene encoding DNA-binding transcriptional regulator Fis, whose product is MTMMTETLVSGTAPVSDNVNLKQHLNTPSEEGQTLRGSVEKALHNYFAHLEGAAVTDVYNLVLSEVEAPLLESVMNYVKGNQTKASELLGLNRGTLRKKLKQYDLL
- a CDS encoding type III effector 1; its protein translation is MDTITESKRNKDGEAAATSTPQAILERLMRWQSAIDSRLQAQMTLLEILEQYLLVELRTYYSEGNVDSYFIGALLEAVLQRTIDQALMAYDEQQDAPYRWPGGADQGFSAERRDAVAQVVEGTASSFVRHYQDYLRRHWEAVGLDASLERLIQQKLDKHLAAVESALQPGQLVGRDVAALRGKIETLQDGWRRMSQLAELATAQERQALDALARSQLPDWLRGLGDAERKRLEVLQEQVAEAQARVDELLDGLGSLKDFARHLVKDYVRHELDMDVEPDSVRVQLQWQTVVGRPLQTYTLTELVAAGPVRPDVISVRLVENGGMLRNQALAPEFVARLLSGLDVSVEYWPALSSRYDRVDLKMAMLDWFGTRLRHGAFVARCAGQITNADYEEVRQSSQEDGIRQVCDVVLPNAMRCADLLLFYREHSPGDASDLLLYAPGKPDGQEWIKLPSLRAVSAEMGLWIESEVGREYLLQQLSPADRGKAREYFIGVMHKPTHWDLGRDPRGPVRGFRACLEAAVLAGLANNLLQVELSDSPAWYRALPLASRQMIRGLNQEFLVHQKVFNEQLEGYEVFMDFAKRTVTQAIAPYMRSKGVEEPVDPATVLIDYRPGLGNDMKVASLLDLAIYGYDDNSGIDHPAKGVRSSIGQDLGQVRSADLGSYIRQAYLGDQYAREIRSKFLDSRAPEYTRRRDAFRYMLLTRMDRDLRIVYGQSVLSDDEYQWLARQVTLLSRWVPGRRRVHSTNLVASEGVMNFTVGGHVVLGVYVFAYFASRSAYWLYTPDAPDGTAFRRYVEFTASVVTQLHGYVLERVALTARDAVRKSLNALAAGSIRVDGVRELNRVVDISAQYDMYIERAITDVQAITTSRAEVIKHQIVKGLLFAAAPVCMVYPPFALLLDVMFIGMTSTQAIDAHRQGDTQEALGHWLAVSWGALFATLGPWMVAKSLGWAIKGLNLLVRPMSLAAQRLRNVTTVAVKESGPAVRGLRFKPSQAVRKTPDDLQLVTDDSIFHGTYRSPPSATQPQSTYYIKNAGKYYQVRKDAYFDGLCLVDARRPGAFYKLPIRRVAEGKWVHNPVGLRGGSDEVRNLGRVRDLREAFPGHVSPDVTRGALQGEAVVARFSEAAADNYLFSLNAQTCVVASLYNPATRMGAVIHFDHNIRALIERSIREVKQRLGGAARNIRATLVGGDWLTGTDIGEPVRLMMRRQGLQPTWDHWSYSSCFGNTYGVALDLRTGVTSVFKTSQDLVERYYTPVLARARLGTDPVSVRARKFMKRVRSEPLMATANGAVRTLQGRPATAAQLALNEFSMVVLS
- the prmA gene encoding 50S ribosomal protein L11 methyltransferase, which encodes MPWLQVRLAISPEQAETYEDAFLEVGAVSVTFMDAEDQPIFEPELNTTPLWSHTHLLALFEGGTEAASVLAHLELLTGSPLPEHHSEVIEDQDWERSWMDNFQPMRFGQRLWIVPSWHAAPEPDAVNLLLDPGLAFGTGTHPTTALCLEWLDGQDLKGCNVLDFGCGSGILAIAALLLGAKEAVGTDIDVQALEASRDNAGRNNIADELFPLYLPQDLPKVQADVLVANILAGPLVSLAPQLSSLVKPGGRLALSGILAEQGEEVAAAYSADFDLDPIANRDGWVRISGRRR
- a CDS encoding DUF3426 domain-containing protein, with amino-acid sequence MTDSFVTQCPHCHTSFRVSHAQLSVARGVVRCGSCLQVFNAAKQLLEQRASRDVAPPTTSPMKPAVEAPRAISQKQWTAAELDLDDLDKELARLERRDKRAPDTFGRRREDNLSAQREHPASEQEPWADSLYSESPTERAEAVIQSSLEPFEPHEPARPPRTEPSLSLALEPLEPEDESVAPLSLAPDDEPHEHLERLSATDDLDDEPEPLAASRKKRERHEPGIRAEVLQDLDDDPLQLDWRKRRSPWGRRLLWSLLVLLGAAALAGQYIAYHFEELARQDQYRPWFLQICPVIGCDVPSKVDIAKIKSSNLVVRSHPEFSGALVVDAIIYNRAPFSQPFPLLELRFADLNGHLIASRRFKPGEYLGGDLEGRGEMPPQTPIHIALDILDPGSKAVNYSLSFHSPE